The sequence GTTGGTTTAATCGGTTCATTTTCTGAGAAATAAATCGAACTCAGTTCAGTAGGAAATGTCAGGGGATGGAGCTAACAGAGAAATGAAGTGTGGGAGTGTAGCACAAACATCATGTCTATGGGAAGCATGACTAATTATTATGAAAGAAATGACAAATGTGACTATTTGTTGCCTTCTGTTGCGCCAACTGTTCCACTGGCTGGTTGTGCATTTCATCTGCtggcatccatccatctgtccgtccatccatccatccatccatccatccatcatactaTTTCTCTGTAGCACataatcactaagctaccactgttATACCACCAGTCATTTATTCCTATGTTGATGTTTTGCTGCTCCTTCTTCCTCAGGTGACCCACATAACTGAAGATGGGTGACTGGGACCTCCTCGGCCGGCTGCTTGACAAGGTGCAGAAACACTCGACTGTAGTCGGGAAGATCTGGCTGACTGTGCTGTTCGTCTTCAGGATACTTGTGCTTGGAGCCGGtgctgagagagtgtggggtGACGAGCAGTCCGATtttatctgtaacacacagcaACCCGGCTGCGAAAATGTCTGCTATGACCACGCATTCCCAATCTCCCACATCCGCTTCTGGGTGCTGCAGATCATCTCGGTGTCCGCTCCCACTCTGGTCTACTTGGGCCATGTCCTGCATGTCATAAATGAAGAGAAGGGCATAAGAGAAGCTCTGAAGAAGGCCCAAAATGATCAGGTTAACATTTTTCACAAGAAAGGCCTCAAACTTCCCAAATACAGCAACGACAAAGGGAAAGTCAGCATCCAAGGTCGTCTGCTGAGAAGCTACATTTTGAATTTGCTCTGTAAGATCTTGCTGGAGGTCGGATTTATTTTAGGACAGTATTACCTTTATGGCTTTACGCTTCATGCTCAGTATGTATGTAGTCGCTTCCCGTGTCCTCACAAAGTCGACTGTTTTCTGTCAAGGCCTACAGAGAAAAACATCTTCATTTGGTTCATGCTAGTCGTGTCCTGTGTGTCATTGCTACTGAACCTTATTGAAGTCTTCTACCTGTTTGTCAAGAAGATCAATGAGTGCGTGAACCGCAAGCGCGACTACAAAGTTACGTCTGTGACCCCGGTTTTGACCAAAAAGACTTTCGAAAACAAAGACCACATGATCCAGAACTGGATGAAACGGGAGCTACATCTCCAGAATAGAGAAGCTGCCAATGAAGTGGGCAAACACTCGATGTTGGAAGACCACAACACCAATGACGTGGAAGAGGTTCATATCTGAGCTTTGTAAACAGAACCTTTCTCAAGGCCAGTTGACACAAATATCCATGAGACTGAGCAGCTGTTTCTTTCACGATAGATAATACACTATACGACCAAAAGTATTTGGGCACCTGTCTTTCACAGCCATACAGCTTgtgtttgttgaacatcccattccaaaaccaagggcattaatataaagtaTTAGTTCCTTCCTTTGCTGCTACAACAGCATCCTCTattctcagaaggctttccactacaTATTGGAGCGTGGCTATGGGGATTTGTGAGCGTATAGGTCGGGCCTCTATAGACCGATTTTCTGGGGCACAGTAAAACTTTAGTGTGCCCCAGAAACAATGAGTCTTAGCTATGTGTGAAAATAGAGTATTATTTCCTGTTCATGAAACGTTATTATATACATCCTTTGAATCATTTAATACATGAAGGCTAACTGTAGCATCAACTAAAGCAAAAATATCCCGCAAATCCTTTTCAGTCGTATGCCACGCCCCCGACCCCTGCTGTGCTCCTCCCCCCTTCACTTTTCCCTGTTTAAACCTCATCATTGTAGCTGAAGATTTATGAGAAATAACTACCAGGCTAACGGTTATCTGTATTCATGAGTAGTATCTGAATTTGTATTTAGTTGAATGAGGCCACCTTgattgattagcttgttcattCTGAAAAAAGTGCTGTAATACTACTAATACCCTAGGTCAAATTTTTAGGTTTCCTGTGCCACCAGTTGTGATCAAACTCTAGAAACGCCCCTGGCACTGGTGTTCATTGAGGGTGAGACAGAGCTCTGTACAACCACCTCAGTTCTGCCACTTCAACTTTAACCTCCACAACATATAAAGTCTATAGCgatgctttgtgcacaggtccATTCTTActgtagttccagtgaaggaaaactgCAATTCTACAAAATATGCAGACATTCTATACATCTGTGTGCTTCAAAAACATTTGGAAAAAGAacaacatatgggtgtgatgttcaggtgtccacatcctattacatattacattacaaattcttttttttttaaatagcagaTCTGACGTTCTAAActcattttaatatataacGTGTTGTTTCCATAACAACAACGTGATCACCGGAACTTGTATGGAGGACACGCCACAAGCATCTCAGCATCTagcaataatatatatatggtgGATGCTTTCTATTAGGAGatattcatggaaggagtctccagtgtcagtttcAGCATCTTCAAGTGTTTTCTATCCAAACAAGAAAGAGCCTAGTGAGAGAAGAGCTGTTTATAATGTAAATGCTGAAACAAAACTGATAACAGAACAACACTAACATGTCCCATGGATGATTCAGAGCATTACATGTTACTATAAAGGGGTAAAAATGATGATGTTGCACTTACACAATGAATAAAACTCCTAAGGAGATGCTATTGCTAGAAAATTAAAAGTTTATTTCAGAATTCTGTTTCTCCAtcccatcactgattattttcctataactgcaccCTCCACCCCCCctcaaataatttttaattatattccAAAACCATAGAGTTTCCTGAAGATTTATATATGATTTaattatgaaatgttttttccctGTGAAACTTGGAATAAATTCAGAATTGTACAATTGAATTGacaaaagaaagtttttttcttcccttcttactttctttcttttcaaaaGTATGACGTTCCAAATGTAAAAGGAGTGTAGAACAGATCAGTGTAAAGAGCATGGTCCACAATCTGTCAATCATTAATACACTATTCTAACCATGAGCGGGGCATTTACCGATCTTCAGACTACGTGACGGAccgattttaaaaaattattacacAACCATTGCCAACCACTTGAAGACAAAAACTCAAGGTCCAACCACAGTGAGCCATTATTTCTGCTGTGGAATTTTTATCTGCTAGTTTCTTCTGTGAAGGTGAGTGAGAAATGTCAAATGATACAAATATCATAAAATTACTGAGGAAAATGTCAGCCTTATATTTAGAAGAGATGGGGAAATAAATCTATAAGCAGAGATTTGAAATGATTTTGGGGTGACGTAGAATGATACGTGATcgctttaatatttaatttcactgtttagtatttagtgtagtgtagagttaaaATAATGGGAATCGCATAGTAAGAATATTTTTCACATCCCAGGTTGATGTGAATTGTTTCTGCTTGAGTTTATAACGATATTTATCGATGCAAACACATCAGTCTGTTGATatctgaaaattattattaaattataatattagATTATTAATAGTTTGGTCAAAATAACCTTTTTGGCTTTCTGTCAGGTGGCTAATAAGAGTGATATCTAGTACATGCTGTCATATAATTAAAGAAGAACcgagaataataaataatatttctgaGATTTTATACCATATACTTCATTTCTGGATTTAAAAACCTGCCTGAAGAATCTTAACACTTCTTAACACTTTCTATGAAGATCATATCTATGAAAAAtgattaatgcatttatttcacattttaatgTTATCAATAGTGTATAACAGGaatagaaattaaatgaaaaccgtattaattattttatatttctttggtATTGGCTATGTAATGTGTTTTTGATGCATCCTGTTCAAAATGTATAAACATATTATAAAGGTTGCTATAAACTCTGAAAcctttttttcatatatttggTCATCATAGAAAGTGTTATTTACAAAAATCGTGTTTTTTATTGTTGAACATTTTTGTCGAATGTCTGTAGATTTGTAGAGTAATGGATAgaaataaagtgtttaaaaaagatttttattattgaatGTCTATCAGTGTTGATGTGAAAAGTAATTTAATGAGAGACGGGTTAATTTTAGTTGATAATAAAATACCTAGGTTAATtattgtgaacaggtgtgtaaAGACTGTGTAAAGATTTCTcatctaaactaaactaaagatAAGACATTCCTGTTCTTTTCATTTCCTTCTATGCAGGAAAGTCTGATAACTAAAGGAAATGGGAGACTGGGGCTTTCTGTCCACGTTACTGGACAAGGTGCAGTCCCATTCTACAGTCATCGGTAAGATCTGGATGAGCGTTTTGTTTATATTCAGGATCCTGGTTCTGGGTGCCGGAGCCGAGAGTGTATGGGGAGATGAGCAGTCCAGTCTTGTGTGCAACACATTACAACCCGGTTGTGAGAACGTCTGCTATGACTGGAAGTTCCCCATCTCTCACATCCGCTTCTGGGTCATGCAGATCATCTTCGTGTCCACGCCGACGTTACTGTACCTGGGCCATGCCATCCACATTATCCACCAAGAGAACAAGCTGAGGGAGAAAATTAAGCAACAGCACGAAGGCCGAATGCTAAAAACACCCAAGTACACTGATGACCAGGGTCACGTGAAGATCAAGGGCAACCTTTTGGGCAGCTACCTTACTCAGCTCTTCTTCAAGATCATCTTAGAGCTTGCTTTCATCGTGGGACAGTACTACCTCTACGGCTTCATCATGGTCCCAGAGTTCGCTTGCTCTAAAAGTCCGTGTCCACACACCGTCGAGTGTTTCATGTCACGTCCAACAGAAAagaccatcttcatcatcttcatgctGGTGGTAGCCTGTGTGTCCCTGCTGCTTAACATAATTGAGGTCTTTTACCTACTGTGCAGCAGAGTGAGATGCCGCTCCGGGAATAGGCGCATGAGGAATACCACTTCTGCCGAAAATCCCGCCAGTTTGTCTTCATCCTGGCAGCCTAAACTGGGAGCTGAAGATCCTCTAAAGCAAAACAAGATGAACATGGAGTTTGAGAGTCACACCAGGAACATGAGTGGGGCCAAAGAGGACAAAAAGCTGTTAGAGGATCAGTAGATTTAAAATATCAACACAAAAACTTCTCTGAATTTCTTCTATGAACTATTAGCTATTCTGCATAAATCATACTGTAGAAATATCACACTGTAGAAATATATGTTCAAGCAAAAAATGATGGTTTCTGTATGAAATATTATTACTAGGTTGGCCCTTTTGAAACAAAGCACTTCCTGGTGTTTCAGTATTTAAGTCTTATTCTATATGTATGCTGTTGCTACATAATAATGTTTGatccatttttttgtattttatctataataaaacatttcagtttaacattttttaatcagcttatttaatgaatttatgGCAACCCTACCATATAATACCataagtaatataataataataatatatagggtggtggtaactcaagtggttaaggctctgggtcattgactggaagatcggggttccagcactgccaagctgccaccgttgggcccttgagcaaggcccttaaaccccTCCCTGCttcaggggcgctgcatcatggctgaccctgcactctgaccccaaccctccaaggatgggatatgcgaagaaagaatttccctgtgcagtaatgtatatgtgacaaataaagacacctttaaaaatgaagaaaaaaataagaagaataaaagaatATTCTGAACTTTACAAAGACCTCTGATATTGTAAACAATTCACAGTATTAGgttgttaaaatatatatttgaataaatCTAATATCAAATGAAGTAAAGCACGCAATATCAGTTTTAAGCTATAGAAATTAATGATGTCAACCTATATCACTCAGGAATACGCAGGTTTTTAAAGCTTGTTTTCTTTAATGGTGAAGTTTATAAAGGAGAAAATCCACTCTCTGTGACTTACATGTTCATTTACAGTTAACATGATCATACAGTGATCAAGATTTTTTTGTGACTCTGTTGTCTCTTTGCCATTCTGATAGAGTTACAATGATATTTAGCAGCTGCATCTTTTATACCTAAAGCCAGTGATGAGGCGGTGTTTTAGTATTTTACGTAGTCTATCCAGCTTTCCTCATCTATAATGACTTGATTAAACAAATCAGCTTCTAAAGCTTTAACCTTCATTCAACTTAAATGCACTTGAAATAGTTCCCTGGGTGATTAGATATTCCAGTtcaacagaatcctgggttatcatTTTTGGCTAATCTACTAATCATACTCATGTCTTGTCTCATgacaagaagcttttattgtcatttcaaccatacaccaatcaggcataacattaagaccTCTGAAAGCTGAAgtgagactgatgatctcctcatcatggcacctgttagtgggtgggatatattatgcagcaagtgaacattttgtcctcaaagttgatgtgttagaagcaggaaaaatggatttgagcgagtttgacaagggccaaattgtgatggctagaccactggatcagaacatctccaaaactgcagatcctgtggggtgttcctggtctgcagtggtcagtatctataaaaagtaaccccttaagtcctgtaagttgtgaggtgagacCCATGGAactgctgctaatatcttggtgccagattccacagtccaccttcagagatctactggagtccatgcttcaaagggtcagggctgttttggcgaACTGTTCTTGCTTTAGACTAGAGCTTCCCTATATCCCTGAGTAAAAAGCCGTGCTAtcctgtgctgtgctgtgaaaTGTTCCTCTACCCGGGGTTCAAAGGGGGGTTTAGTATAATGATAACCCGGGGTAAAGCACACGGTGAAAATCTCAGAGTTTTATAGTGATGTCTCCATTTTTTCTTCAGTGGAATTCAGATTAATATTACACTGGAACATGTGACCTGTAAATGTTCTCCAAATATCAACTAGTGTCatatgattctctctctctctctctctctctctctcggtttatctgtctctaaatctctcactctctctctacctatCTCTATATCGCTCTCttatatctatctctctttcgaTAGTACCTTGTAACATCCAACCAATCAGGAGAAGGAGTCATATCTTTGTGCAGGTCAGTTCAAGAATGTCTTGCGTTTTAGGTTTTTAGGTACCTTTTCAGCATGTTTATGTGGCTTTAAGGAGGAGGATGTATTTGTATGAATTTTTGAATGAAAACAGCGTCCACCTTCAGCTCTCCTGCTTATACCACTGGTAATGATTTTAAGAGCACATGACAGCATCGGAAACAGTTTTCCACACAAAACCTTTTATTGTTgcctttattgtatttatttataatcacactctctggtgtttataatcatctataatcacactctatggtatttataatcatttataatcacactctctggtgtttataatcatttataatcacactctcttgtgtttataatcatttataatcacactttcttgtgtttataatcatttataatcacactctctggtgtttctaatcatttataatcacactgtctgttgtttataatcatttataatcacactctctggtgtttataatcatctataatcacactctatggtatttataatcatttataatcacactctatggtatttataatcatttataatcacactctggtgttttataatcatttataatcacactctctggtgtttctaatcatttataatcacactgtctgttgtttataatcatttataatcacactctctggagtttataatcatctataatcacactctatggtatttataatcatttataatcacactgtctgttgtttataatcatttataatcacactctctggtgtttataatcatctGTAATCACACTCTAtggtatttataatcatttataatcacactctcacccaaacgaggatgggttcccttttgagtctggttcctctcaaggtttcttcctcttaccatctaaggagcatcaggcttgctcattagggataaatacaaataaattgaaaaataagtctaatattaatcttgaactttttgttctatatttcttatgttctgtaaagctgtccATTGTTAAGTTAAAtggtctttatttgtcacatatacataactTTACAGTGGAGTCAGAGCCCAGGGTCGGACAGGATGCAGCACCACTGGAACAGAGGGGGTTGGGGCCTTGGTCaaggcagcttggcagtggcttgaaccccgatcttccaatCAATAACCCAGATCATTGTTAAAAgtactaaacaaataaaattgaattgaattcatttaTAAAGTCTGTTATTCAGTGATTAGAACAGTTACTAACTGATTGGTGACGACCACTAAAGTTAACTTTAGCCAGAACTAGCTAATTAATATATTATCCTTTAAAGGCTAACAGTGGTTGCTCTTTTTTATGCCGGAAATGACTCATAATTTGGAATATTTGGAACAGGAAATTACAGCACatctttatgttgttttttttttttttatacagttacattaaaaaaatatttctatttgcGTCCATTATCTCATTCATCTGACAGTATTAGGTCAGAGTCATACAGTCAGCTATATCTCTATTTTCTTAGTTTATTCGGGTTCATCTGGACTAATATTACATTTTGtctaatttgcataaatatgatgttttgtTAATGACATGCTTATAACATGATCAGTCTTATGATGCTGTAAAGCACACAAAGCAATGACATTAaccaaaaaaacatggaaatacTTAACATTAAGGTTCCATTAGCTGATATTACACTGACtgggcactttattaggaacacctttacacctagcgttcatgcagttatctaatcaaccatcagaatgagAAAAACAATGTGACCTCAGTGAAGCGACTTTGACCATGCACCATTGTGTATTCATCTGttactgctgatctcctgagcttttcacacacacacacacacacacacacacaaaacatctctagagtttacaatAAACTAACAAACTTCCTATAAATTGCAGTTCTGTCGAAGCAAACACCTCAATGATGTGTAAGGTCAACAAAGAATAGCCAGTGCTAATGGTGATTCAGTGCTAATCATTTAATTACTAAGTGTCTAATTATCTTGAATACAGGCACATTTATCTAAAAAtaccaaatataaaatgaaaccaAATGAGTTGTCAATAGAATAAGAAAACTTTAAATTTAAAGATATTATTTAAAAGCATTCTGAATAATCTTCTATTTGATTTATTagaaatctgaaataaatttacccatattgattttttttttttttttggtactttAATTACTTTGTAAACATTAGTAATAGTTTATTAATGCTTTATAAGTAGTTTATTATgttttctaattaaaaaaatgaatttattttaatcctTCAGAGTGATTTTTCACTCAGTTTTCTCTCCAAAGTGAATTTACAGTCAACCTCACATTGTCTGCTTGACCTTCacccaaaaataaacaaacaaataaataaataaataaaattaaaaaaaattctaaacaattctatgcATATTGCTTGGATAAGAGGTTGGATATGTACTGAAACAGCCCATGAATGCATTATGAACAAAAAATCATTTACCTTGTAgactaaataattttttttttcttgattatATGGCACTTTTAACTGGTATCTAAATGTGAACATTTTGGGATTCCAGCAACAGTTCATATGATTTATGGACGTCCCACTGAAGAACACGTCCCTGGTTTAATGATTGATCCTTCACCACTCCAAACAACTCCCCAGCATGCGAGTAAATGATCATCTGTGGTGCTGAAGAGCAACGTGACAGGAGTCCAATAACATTGTGAAACAGCACATGAATTAAAGGTCAGGTCTAAACGCCCATCGCGTTTTTTTCTTCATCCATTCGTTTACCACTCCTGCCTGTGGCATATTCTAAGGTAGGTAAACAGCTGTATCTTTCATAAAACAGTGAGTTTTTATGGGTATCTATGTGTATCCATATGgatattttctttaattaaaatgtagaGTTTTACTTACATAAAGTTTGCATCAAATTTGGAGATATTATTGTACGAAAATATTCAGCATTTGAGAGACTTTGTGGTATTACTTTATCACTTTCcttcataaaaaaagaaaaaaattgtccTGTACAAGATAATGTTGAATCTCATaagttttgaaaaataaatagtattgttataataatcagtattttttttttatttcattaattttaaTCAGTCACAAAATGGTACTAAATGctacatttaatataaaaaatatttattttatttttttgtactaaATATCTTTTATAATTATGTCACATTAGGTTAATATGACCTATCTGGTATAATGTGTTTGGCAGCCATTTTCATAAAAATTAATAggttcatgtatttatttatttatttatttatttatttatttatttatttgttggtttaATTAAggattatatattatttaaaatagaattttacactgttattattttttaagcttATTTCAGCAAAGTGTTCATGCTCTCCTTCATGCCAGGTTGAAATTGGACCTTGGACTTTTGAGTCTTGGCCTGACCACAAACTCAGCGTGAGAGtgaaatttgacatttttttcccaccaGATAAGTGTGAAAATGGGTGAATGGGGATTTCTGTCCAAGCTTCTGGATAAGGTGCAGTCGCACTCCACCGTCATCGGGAAGGTATGGATGACGGTGCTCTTCGTCTTCAGGATCATGGTGATTGGAGCTGGGGCTGAGAAAGTGTGGGGGGATGAACAAAGTAAAATGGTGTGCAACACCAAACAACCGGGTTGTACCAACGTGTGCTATGACCACGCGTTTCCCATTTCCCACATCCGCTTCTGGACCATGCAGATCATCTTCGTGTCCACTCCGACGCTCATGTACCTGGGTCACGTCATGCACATCCTACACAAGGAAAAGAAGCTCAGGAATTATCTCCAGAACCAAGCTAATGGTCAGGAAAACAAGATGCCCAAATACACCAATGACAAGGGAAAAGTGGAAATTAAAGGCAAATTACTGGGTAGTTACTTAACCAGCGTGATTGTTAAGATCTTGCTCGAGGCTGCATTTATAGCAGGGCAGTACTATCTGTATGGTTTCGTTATGCTCCCTAAAATTGTATGCACTCGATACCCGTGTCCCTACACTGTAGAGTGCTTCATGTCTCGTCCCACTGAGAaaaccatcttcatcatcttcatgctGGTCGTCTCCTGCGTGTCTTTGCTGCTGAACGTTGTCGAGATGTTCTACCTGATTTGCTGCAGAAAACGTACTAAGCTGAGAATAACCTCGTAAAGTGTCTTACTTTAAACGGACAAAAGGGCCACAAAAGGAAGTTGTATTATTGTAATACACTGCCCTGTATGactttttctatttaaaaatttCATTTCTTCTAGACATCCGTTGATTTTGTTTGCTTATATTTCTAGACAACTAGTCTGATTTTAGTTTGTTACTTCACTGTGCACCTTTCCTTTTGGTTTTCAGAAGTTCATGGacaaatgcagaacacaaagACATTCTCTCATAAATATGATTGTGTGTCCTTACCTTTGaaacaagtgtttttttttttttaataaaatgcatATTAACTCTGAAAGTATTATACATTTCATTCAGCACTAGTTGACATGGTTCCTTAAGAAATCTTTGGATAAATAACAGCTccatatttatcattttatccaAACTGGGTAActgttatactgtatgtgtatgtaatcCTGTAACAAACCCTTTGACAGAGTGtttcataaataatatatatatatatatatatatatgagtggtatgagagaaataaaacatgacagttTTCCAAAAACATCATGTCccaatgttgttgtttttgtttttagaaattGGGAATGAATTTTAGCCTAAGCGATTCTTTTTTATTGGAATTTAGCATGGTGTGATATTTCTTGACTTCTTCCTCATTCTG comes from Hemibagrus wyckioides isolate EC202008001 linkage group LG25, SWU_Hwy_1.0, whole genome shotgun sequence and encodes:
- the gja13.1 gene encoding connexin 32.3, with protein sequence MGDWGFLSTLLDKVQSHSTVIGKIWMSVLFIFRILVLGAGAESVWGDEQSSLVCNTLQPGCENVCYDWKFPISHIRFWVMQIIFVSTPTLLYLGHAIHIIHQENKLREKIKQQHEGRMLKTPKYTDDQGHVKIKGNLLGSYLTQLFFKIILELAFIVGQYYLYGFIMVPEFACSKSPCPHTVECFMSRPTEKTIFIIFMLVVACVSLLLNIIEVFYLLCSRVRCRSGNRRMRNTTSAENPASLSSSWQPKLGAEDPLKQNKMNMEFESHTRNMSGAKEDKKLLEDQ
- the gja12.1 gene encoding gap junction protein, alpha 12.1, encoding MGEWGFLSKLLDKVQSHSTVIGKVWMTVLFVFRIMVIGAGAEKVWGDEQSKMVCNTKQPGCTNVCYDHAFPISHIRFWTMQIIFVSTPTLMYLGHVMHILHKEKKLRNYLQNQANGQENKMPKYTNDKGKVEIKGKLLGSYLTSVIVKILLEAAFIAGQYYLYGFVMLPKIVCTRYPCPYTVECFMSRPTEKTIFIIFMLVVSCVSLLLNVVEMFYLICCRKRTKLRITS
- the gja11 gene encoding gap junction protein, alpha 11, whose amino-acid sequence is MGDWDLLGRLLDKVQKHSTVVGKIWLTVLFVFRILVLGAGAERVWGDEQSDFICNTQQPGCENVCYDHAFPISHIRFWVLQIISVSAPTLVYLGHVLHVINEEKGIREALKKAQNDQVNIFHKKGLKLPKYSNDKGKVSIQGRLLRSYILNLLCKILLEVGFILGQYYLYGFTLHAQYVCSRFPCPHKVDCFLSRPTEKNIFIWFMLVVSCVSLLLNLIEVFYLFVKKINECVNRKRDYKVTSVTPVLTKKTFENKDHMIQNWMKRELHLQNREAANEVGKHSMLEDHNTNDVEEVHI